One window of Mauremys reevesii isolate NIE-2019 linkage group 4, ASM1616193v1, whole genome shotgun sequence genomic DNA carries:
- the LOC120403576 gene encoding SRA stem-loop-interacting RNA-binding protein, mitochondrial has protein sequence MAATRASSRRVFELFVSRIHWTLSTKELRNYFAQFGTVRKCMLPFDKETGFHKGFCWVGFSSEEGLRNALQKESHILDGIKFQVQQQKPRSFRSQYTNEGETDMS, from the exons ATGGCGGCGACGCGCGCCTCTTCCCGGCGAGTGTTCGAGCTCTTCGTGTCCCGGATCCACTGGACTCTGTCCACCA AGGAACTCAGAAACTATTTTGCTCAGTTTGGGACTGTAAGAAAATGCATGTTGCCATTT GATAAAGAAACAGGATTTCACAAAGGCTTTTGCTGGGTTGGATTCTCTTCAGAAGAAGGCCTTCGCAATGCATTACAGAAGGAATCTCACATCCTAGATGGCATCAAG TTCCAGGTTCAACAGCAGAAACCCAGAAGTTTTCGAAGCCAGTATACAAATGAAGGAGAAACTGACATGAGTTAG